The DNA region CCGAATATTCCCAAAATTCCTTACGAAGGGCCTAAGTCGAAGAATCCTTTGGCCTTCAAACACTACCTGCACAATGAAGTTATTGGTGGTAAAACGATGAAGGAACACTTGCGCTTTGCCGCTGCCTACTGGCATACTATGCGCAACGAACTCTCCGATCCTTTCGGCGTGGGAACGTCTTTGAAGCCTTGGGATGATCGGAGCAACTCAGTCGAAAACGCACAGAGACGCGTTGGCGTTTTCTTCGAATTTCTCGAAAAGATGGGCCTCGATTATTACTGCTTCCACGATCGTGATGTAGCCCCCGAGGGTGCCAGCCTTGCGGAGTCGAACAAAAATCTGGAAGCCGTTGTCGCCACATTAAAGGAGCATCAGGAAAGCAGTGGTAAGAAACTTCTCTGGGGAACCGCCTGCCTGTTCATTCATCCGCGTTATATGCATGGCGGAGGTACGTCGTGTAACGCAGAGGTATTTGCATATGCCGCAGCGCAAGTGAAAGCTGCCATGGATGCGACCTTGGAGCTCGGTGGCGAAGGTTACGTTTTCTGGGGAGGCCGTGAAGGATATACGACCTTGCTCAATACCAATATGAAGCGCGAGCTTGATCATTTGGCAAAATTGCTCCACATGGCTGTCGACTACGCCGCGCAGATTGGTTTCAAGGGACAGTTCTTCATTGAGCCAAAACCTAAAGAGCCAACTACCCACCAATACGACTCGGATGCTGCTGCCTGTTTAAATTTCCTCCGTGAGTACGATCTCATGGACCACTTTCAGCTTAATCTGGAAACGAACCATGCCACTTTGGCCAACCACTCGATGCAGCATGAGATGGTCGTTGCGCGGAATGCAGGTGCTCTTGGTTCAGTGGATGCGAATACCGGTCACCCCCAACTGGGTTGGGATACCGATCAGTTTCCGACCGATATCTATTTAACCACCGAGATCATGCTCGAGCTATTGAAGGATGGTGGCTTCAAAAAAGGAGGATTGAATTTCGATGCGAAACCCCGTCGTGAAAGTTTCGAACCGGTTGATCTGTTCCATGCCCATATTGGTGGTATGGATGCTTTTGCCCGCGGATTAAAGATCGCCAATGCGATTATTGAAGATGGCCGTTTGGAGGCTTTTGTTTCCAAACGATACAGCTCTTGGGATTCTGGAATTGGCTCAAAAATCGAATCCGGTGAAGTTGGATTTTCCGAGCTTTCTGAATACAGTTTGAGCAATCCTGAGCCCACCGTGGATAGCGGGCGGCAAGAGATGTTAGAAAATCTCATCAACGAATTTATTTAATACACTAGGCTCTCTGTAATAAATGTAAGCTGCTTTAGCTGCGAATCGTGGACTTCTTGTTCAAATCATGAACTATCTCATCGGCATAGACGTTGGCACCTCGAGTATGAAAACCCTGCTCATCGACGAGATGGGTCTGGTTGTTGGAAGCGCCACCGAGTTTTATCCTTTTGAAACTCCGAAGCCTCTCTGGTCAGAGCAGGATCCTGCGCATTGGTGGAAGGCGACTTGCGTATCTATCAAACGAGTGCTCGAAGAAAATAAGGTGGCCGCCAAGGACATCGCGGGGCTCGGATTAACCGGTCAGATGCACGGCCTGGTATTACTGGATAACGATAACAAGGTGTTGCGGCCGTGTATTCTGTGGAATGATCAACGCACCAGTAAACAATGCGAAGCTATTACTCATCGTGTCGGAAAAGCGCATGTCCTTGAACTTACCGGGAACCCTGTGCTGGCAGGATTCACCGCACCGAAGATCGCCTGGGTTCAGGACAACGAACCGGAAATATTTGCCAAAGCTACCAGGGTTTTACTCCCCAAAGACTACGTCCGGTTTTTGCTGAGTGGTGAATTTTTTAGTGATGTATCTGATGCGTCCGGAACGTCTCTTCTAAATGTAGGAAAGCGCGACTGGTCTTCCCAAATGCTGGAAGCGCTCGGCATCAAACGAGGTTTTCTCCCGGAAGTAACTGAATCTACCGTAGCCAGCACCCGTATTTCAGCGTCGGCCGCCGCCGCAACCGGATTATTGGAAGGAACCCCTATCGCCGCAGGCGGAGGTGACCAGGCAGCCCAAGCGGTTGGTAGTGGTATCGTTCGCGAAGGCATTGTTTCAGCAACA from Verrucomicrobiota bacterium includes:
- the xylB gene encoding xylulokinase — its product is MNYLIGIDVGTSSMKTLLIDEMGLVVGSATEFYPFETPKPLWSEQDPAHWWKATCVSIKRVLEENKVAAKDIAGLGLTGQMHGLVLLDNDNKVLRPCILWNDQRTSKQCEAITHRVGKAHVLELTGNPVLAGFTAPKIAWVQDNEPEIFAKATRVLLPKDYVRFLLSGEFFSDVSDASGTSLLNVGKRDWSSQMLEALGIKRGFLPEVTESTVASTRISASAAAATGLLEGTPIAAGGGDQAAQAVGSGIVREGIVSATLGTSGVVFAHSDQYRVEPSGKLHAFCHAVPGKWHLMGVMLSAAGSFEWYKNVFGTAEAAEAKASGRNVFDLLTEQATEAPAGCEGLLFLPYLSGERTPHPDPLAKGNFFGMNLRHNKTHVTRSVLEGITYGMNDSLQLMRDLGLEINEVRASGGGAKSDFWLQMQADIYQSKVVTTNVTEGAAFGAAVLAGVASGVYQDIDSAANQIVKSTGETNPGPDQNVYADYYPEYQALYPALKDRFASIAKVVEKHL
- the xylA gene encoding xylose isomerase — protein: MPEAFPNIPKIPYEGPKSKNPLAFKHYLHNEVIGGKTMKEHLRFAAAYWHTMRNELSDPFGVGTSLKPWDDRSNSVENAQRRVGVFFEFLEKMGLDYYCFHDRDVAPEGASLAESNKNLEAVVATLKEHQESSGKKLLWGTACLFIHPRYMHGGGTSCNAEVFAYAAAQVKAAMDATLELGGEGYVFWGGREGYTTLLNTNMKRELDHLAKLLHMAVDYAAQIGFKGQFFIEPKPKEPTTHQYDSDAAACLNFLREYDLMDHFQLNLETNHATLANHSMQHEMVVARNAGALGSVDANTGHPQLGWDTDQFPTDIYLTTEIMLELLKDGGFKKGGLNFDAKPRRESFEPVDLFHAHIGGMDAFARGLKIANAIIEDGRLEAFVSKRYSSWDSGIGSKIESGEVGFSELSEYSLSNPEPTVDSGRQEMLENLINEFI